DNA from Balaenoptera ricei isolate mBalRic1 chromosome 6, mBalRic1.hap2, whole genome shotgun sequence:
CTGTGGCCCTGCCAGGGGACAAGTGTTCTCCCAAAAAAGTCAAGCTGGGGCTCCAACAGTCGCTCACAGTGGCACCTGGCTCCACAAGAACGAAGGCCCATCCTCTGGCCAGTCACCCAGCCAATATCCCTTTTGCTTCTGTACCTAAGGTTCCTGGTAAAAGGGGTGGCTCTAGAGGGAGTCCTCCCCAAGAGTGGGTCATTCAAACTAGCTCCATCAAAGGAACCATGCGGTCTGGACATTTAgccaaaaaaagggcagaagaatcAGCTGCATTATGCTCTGAGAAAAATCCAATCGGCAACAAAACTGCCCTCGGGTGGGGAAGCAGGGCCTCTGGCCCAGGAGGAGAAGCAGTCCGTGGTAAGCTGCCCTCCCGGTGCAAGAAAGCGCAGACTGTGCAGCCAGTGCAAAAGCAGCTTGTGTCACGAGTTGAGCTCTCCTTTGGCAACGTCCACCACTTAGTCGAGTACAGTCAGGGCAGCAAGGGGGGCACACCTACCAGGCCTGCCTCTGAAGCTTGGACAAACATCCCTCCGCatcagaaggagagggaggaacattTGCGCTTTTATCACCAGCAGTTCCAGCAGCCACCTCTCCTCCAGCAGAAGTTAAAGTACCAGCCACTGGAAAGGTTTTTATGCCAGTCCCGGCCTCCGGAGGGGCAGCTCCAGAATGacacccctcctcccttccattCTTGTTGTGAGAGCCATGATGGAGCCCAAGCTGAGGACCTTGATGACAGCGATTTCAGTGAAGATTCTTTTTCACATGTCTCCTGTCAGAGGACCGCAAAGCAGGGAAACACCCTGGAGAATAGCGAAGGCTCGTTCTTCCTTCATCAGAGGGAGCAAGGTCCTGAGGAGCAGGTAGCCGAAAGGCGGCAGAGTCTGTTTTTTAGCCCCAGGACAGAAGGTGACGAGAAGGGTCTAACTGGAAGCTGGATGTACTCCAGGGACCCCGCAAGCCACAGGATAGCACTTGATCACGGCCGCAGCCCAAGTCAGGTGCCCTTGGactggagcagagaggaggactCCACCTCCTCAGGGCCTCCTCCCAGAGAAAACCTGGCAGAGAAGCCTTACTGCTCACAGGTAGGCTTTGTGTATAACCAGAAAAGGGGTGGCAGCCCAGCCTTTGACCTCAGACAGGATGCCTTCAAAAATGAGGCTCCTCGGCAGGCTGAGGGCAGCTCACCATCCCTGGAGGAAGATGGTTGCACTTTCTCACTATCCCACGTCACAGTTCCTGGATCCCCAGACCAAAGAGACACAGTGAGCACACCTCTGAGAGAAGTCAGTGAAGGTAGCCCAACTGTGGCGACCAGAACAATGAAAAACAGTAACCCTTTCCAAGGAGAAGACTCTAGAGGGGAATTAGGCACATGCTCTGAGCATGCTTCTGGACTGATGGCTTCCCTCACCGTGTCTCTCCTGGAGAGCCCGGACGATGAGGGCTCTCCCCACTTGGAGCAGTCGGCCCAGGATGGAGCTGCGCACAGTCTAGCGGCAGCAGACACAGGGGGGCCAGCTGTGGGCCACACAGTGTCATCTGGTGATCAAGAGGCAGACCTGCCAATGTCTTCAACATCTGAGCACCTGTGGCTCTCATCATCACCCCCCGACAGTAAGCCTGGGGGTGATCTTCCAGCTCTGTCCCTGTCACCCATCCATCAGCACCCACCTGACAAGCTGCCCAACAGGGAGGCTGACCTGGGGGAGCCCTGTCAGAGCAGAGAGACTGCACTCTTCTCCCAGCGGCACTATGATGGCGATGCTGAGACAGAGCTGGGCTGCTCCCAGGGTTTCCCAGAAAAACCCTTCCTCACCATACATACTGGGGGACCCCACTCTGGGCCTACACTCACCCCCCAAGCAGGAAGTAGTGATGTGGCCGGCCAGCCCTGGGCCCAGGAGAGAAAGCACCTGGCAGGGCTTGGCTGGCAGGAGCTGGGTTTGTCCACAGACCCCATCAAGCTGTCTTGCTACAATGAGGACATCGCGTGGCTCAAACGCAGGCCAATCCCAAGGTACTTAGCAAGGCTAGGCTCTCCCAAGACTGCCAGGACACTCCGTCAGCCCGTCCTGGGGCACGCACAGTAAGTTGGACTTTCCTACCTAGACTTGAGCCCCTTTGGCACCCCTACTCCCACTACAGCTGAATGTTTTGTCTGTTCTGGGAATGGCTGTGGTTGGCTCAGAGAAAGGCTTTTTGTCCACCTTTTCAAGGGAGCCTGCCTAGATGCATCTGACATGAACAGCAGGAATAAAATGTACTGGAGCAGGCCTGCCACGTAGGGTAGGTGGGATGTGAGTGAAAGAAGCTTGGGAAAGCTGAGATGTGAGTGAAAGAAGGGAGGATCTGACCCTATAAGCAAGCCTAAGACCTATGGTGAGATCAGAATCCTCTTCTTCATTCTGTTGGGTCTGTGTTCCTGGAAGTGCTCCCCAGGgacacagcagcagcagccttgtgACCCCAGAGCCAAAGCAGGCTGGCCACCTTCCAAGATGGTGAAGGTAAAAAACAGGGGCTGGTGATTTGTGCTGCTTTTCCCAAAGGAGGCTGTGGATGGTACAGCAGGATGAGAGAGCCTTTGAGAAtgtgagaggagggaggggaaggggtctAGCAGCGTCGGAGGCCCAGGAGCAGGAAGGCAGGGCAGCCCTGTGGGAACAGATGCTTCCTATGTGAGGCTGCGGCCCTCTGCTAGGGCTCCTGACACCTGGGCAGACCGTCTACCAGCTGCTCGCTGGGGCTCAGGCCTGGGCCGTGGGCAAAGAGAAGGGTGTGCAGGGATGTGCAGCTGAGGAGCCCACCTCTACAAGGTGGACAGTCTTGCTGTTTCCTTGGTCTCTATCCATCAGTGGAGTCTGACACAGTTAGGTCTAATAACCCTGTAGATGTTTCTAAATTTGGGGATCAGAGGATGGGGGGATGGTCAGTGGTAACCTAGAGGTTGGTCACAAGCTAGGGAAGATGACATGCTGAGCCCAGAGGTTTTATCAGCTGGATTCTTCTGACAGAAGGCAGATCCTCCAGCTTCTAGCTCAAACCCCCTTGCTTTGGTCCCTTAACTCCCCAAAGAAAGTAGAAATCACAGCAGGCTAGGTGGCAGGCTCTACCTTGTGCCAAGTGTGCCAGCTGCAGTGGCACAGGCTTGAGCTTTCTTGCAGGGAAGATGTGGGCAGCTCGTGCGGAGGGGAAGCAGCATCCAGCCCTGTGCCTCAGGGtacctggggaggcagggggcagctccAGAAGCCCATCTCTTCCCAGAATCTCATTTGTACTCAGCCCCTTGACAAGGCCTGAAAAGAACGGGTGAGGGGGCAGGAGGTGGTGGTGAGCTGGTTCTGGTCGAAGCCTCGACCTCTTTGGGCAGAAGCAGCTCCTGGCCTGGAAATGGAGCTCACTTCCAGAAAGCTGTCCAGGAGAGACGAGAGGCCCAGAGGATCACAGCATCCCCTCTGGTTCCCAGGCAGGTACTCATCCGAGCACACCAGGAACAGCTGGATGAAATGGCCAAGCTGGGCTT
Protein-coding regions in this window:
- the KIF24 gene encoding kinesin-like protein KIF24 isoform X1, which translates into the protein MTSWLYECLCEAELAQYYPHFTALGLQKIDELANVTMKDYSKLGVHDMNDRKRLFQLIKIIKIMQEEDKAVSSPEYPLQTSSLCIKPQKSRSGPRRQLHFDSPADNKDRTTSHNQFELCDLSHLSASEQKSSYLKVLEHLLPDDSQYCTKTRILNATAADSYLQEETNTSLFSSNHFSPIQGDCDSPVMQRVSHVSGYNYGIPHSYISQNPSEKENPWTEMEKIRVCVRKRPLGMREVRRGEINIITVEDKETLLVHEKKEAVDLTQYILQHVFYFDEVFDEACTNQDVYMKTTHPLIQHIFNGGNATCFAYGQTGAGKTYTMIGTHQNPGLYALAAKDIFRQLEVSQPRRHCFVWISFYEIYCGQLYDLLNRRKRLFAREDSKHVVQIVGLRELQVDSVELLLEVILKGSKERSTGATGVNADSSRSHAIIQIQIKDSAKRTFGRISFIDLAGSERAADARDSDRQTKMEGAEINQSLLALKECIRALDQEHTHTPFRQSKLTQVLKDSFIGNAKTCMIANISPSHVATEHTLNTLRYADRVKELKKGIKCCTSASSRNRTSGNSSPKRIQSSPVALPGDKCSPKKVKLGLQQSLTVAPGSTRTKAHPLASHPANIPFASVPKVPGKRGGSRGSPPQEWVIQTSSIKGTMRSGHLAKKRAEESAALCSEKNPIGNKTALGWGSRASGPGGEAVRGKLPSRCKKAQTVQPVQKQLVSRVELSFGNVHHLVEYSQGSKGGTPTRPASEAWTNIPPHQKEREEHLRFYHQQFQQPPLLQQKLKYQPLERFLCQSRPPEGQLQNDTPPPFHSCCESHDGAQAEDLDDSDFSEDSFSHVSCQRTAKQGNTLENSEGSFFLHQREQGPEEQVAERRQSLFFSPRTEGDEKGLTGSWMYSRDPASHRIALDHGRSPSQVPLDWSREEDSTSSGPPPRENLAEKPYCSQVGFVYNQKRGGSPAFDLRQDAFKNEAPRQAEGSSPSLEEDGCTFSLSHVTVPGSPDQRDTVSTPLREVSEGSPTVATRTMKNSNPFQGEDSRGELGTCSEHASGLMASLTVSLLESPDDEGSPHLEQSAQDGAAHSLAAADTGGPAVGHTVSSGDQEADLPMSSTSEHLWLSSSPPDSKPGGDLPALSLSPIHQHPPDKLPNREADLGEPCQSRETALFSQRHYDGDAETELGCSQGFPEKPFLTIHTGGPHSGPTLTPQAGSSDVAGQPWAQERKHLAGLGWQELGLSTDPIKLSCYNEDIAWLKRRPIPRYLARLGSPKTARTLRQPVLGHAQQVLIRAHQEQLDEMAKLGFKEETLMSQLAPNDFEDFVTQLDEIMALKSKCIQSLRSQLQLYLACHRPAAAPERTAVS
- the KIF24 gene encoding kinesin-like protein KIF24 isoform X2, whose product is MTSWLYECLCEAELAQYYPHFTALGLQKIDELANVTMKDYSKLGVHDMNDRKRLFQLIKIIKIMQEEDKAVSSPEYPLQTSSLCIKPQKSRSGPRRQLHFDSPADNKDRTTSHNQFELCDLSHLSASEQKSSYLKVLEHLLPDDSQYCTKTRILNATAADSYLQEETNTSLFSSNHFSPIQGDCDSPVMQRVSHVSGYNYGIPHSYISQNPSEKENPWTEMEKIRVCVRKRPLGMREVRRGEINIITVEDKETLLVHEKKEAVDLTQYILQHVFYFDEVFDEACTNQDVYMKTTHPLIQHIFNGGNATCFAYGQTGAGKTYTMIGTHQNPGLYALAAKDIFRQLEVSQPRRHCFVWISFYEIYCGQLYDLLNRRKRLFAREDSKHVVQIVGLRELQVDSVELLLEVILKGSKERSTGATGVNADSSRSHAIIQIQIKDSAKRTFGRISFIDLAGSERAADARDSDRQTKMEGAEINQSLLALKECIRALDQEHTHTPFRQSKLTQVLKDSFIGNAKTCMIANISPSHVATEHTLNTLRYADRVKELKKGIKCCTSASSRNRTSGNSSPKRIQSSPVALPGDKCSPKKVKLGLQQSLTVAPGSTRTKAHPLASHPANIPFASVPKVPGKRGGSRGSPPQEWVIQTSSIKGTMRSGHLAKKRAEESAALCSEKNPIGNKTALGWGSRASGPGGEAVRGKLPSRCKKAQTVQPVQKQLVSRVELSFGNVHHLVEYSQGSKGGTPTRPASEAWTNIPPHQKEREEHLRFYHQQFQQPPLLQQKLKYQPLERFLCQSRPPEGQLQNDTPPPFHSCCESHDGAQAEDLDDSDFSEDSFSHVSCQRTAKQGNTLENSEGSFFLHQREQGPEEQVAERRQSLFFSPRTEGDEKGLTGSWMYSRDPASHRIALDHGRSPSQVPLDWSREEDSTSSGPPPRENLAEKPYCSQVGFVYNQKRGGSPAFDLRQDAFKNEAPRQAEGSSPSLEEDGCTFSLSHVTVPGSPDQRDTVSTPLREVSEGSPTVATRTMKNSNPFQGEDSRGELGTCSEHASGLMASLTVSLLESPDDEGSPHLEQSAQDGAAHSLAAADTGGPAVGHTVSSGDQEADLPMSSTSEHLWLSSSPPDSKPGGDLPALSLSPIHQHPPDKLPNREADLGEPCQSRETALFSQRHYDGDAETELGCSQGFPEKPFLTIHTGGPHSGPTLTPQAGSSDVAGQPWAQERKHLAGLGWQELGLSTDPIKLSCYNEDIAWLKRRPIPRQVLIRAHQEQLDEMAKLGFKEETLMSQLAPNDFEDFVTQLDEIMALKSKCIQSLRSQLQLYLACHRPAAAPERTAVS
- the KIF24 gene encoding kinesin-like protein KIF24 isoform X3, with the protein product MEKIRVCVRKRPLGMREVRRGEINIITVEDKETLLVHEKKEAVDLTQYILQHVFYFDEVFDEACTNQDVYMKTTHPLIQHIFNGGNATCFAYGQTGAGKTYTMIGTHQNPGLYALAAKDIFRQLEVSQPRRHCFVWISFYEIYCGQLYDLLNRRKRLFAREDSKHVVQIVGLRELQVDSVELLLEVILKGSKERSTGATGVNADSSRSHAIIQIQIKDSAKRTFGRISFIDLAGSERAADARDSDRQTKMEGAEINQSLLALKECIRALDQEHTHTPFRQSKLTQVLKDSFIGNAKTCMIANISPSHVATEHTLNTLRYADRVKELKKGIKCCTSASSRNRTSGNSSPKRIQSSPVALPGDKCSPKKVKLGLQQSLTVAPGSTRTKAHPLASHPANIPFASVPKVPGKRGGSRGSPPQEWVIQTSSIKGTMRSGHLAKKRAEESAALCSEKNPIGNKTALGWGSRASGPGGEAVRGKLPSRCKKAQTVQPVQKQLVSRVELSFGNVHHLVEYSQGSKGGTPTRPASEAWTNIPPHQKEREEHLRFYHQQFQQPPLLQQKLKYQPLERFLCQSRPPEGQLQNDTPPPFHSCCESHDGAQAEDLDDSDFSEDSFSHVSCQRTAKQGNTLENSEGSFFLHQREQGPEEQVAERRQSLFFSPRTEGDEKGLTGSWMYSRDPASHRIALDHGRSPSQVPLDWSREEDSTSSGPPPRENLAEKPYCSQVGFVYNQKRGGSPAFDLRQDAFKNEAPRQAEGSSPSLEEDGCTFSLSHVTVPGSPDQRDTVSTPLREVSEGSPTVATRTMKNSNPFQGEDSRGELGTCSEHASGLMASLTVSLLESPDDEGSPHLEQSAQDGAAHSLAAADTGGPAVGHTVSSGDQEADLPMSSTSEHLWLSSSPPDSKPGGDLPALSLSPIHQHPPDKLPNREADLGEPCQSRETALFSQRHYDGDAETELGCSQGFPEKPFLTIHTGGPHSGPTLTPQAGSSDVAGQPWAQERKHLAGLGWQELGLSTDPIKLSCYNEDIAWLKRRPIPRYLARLGSPKTARTLRQPVLGHAQQVLIRAHQEQLDEMAKLGFKEETLMSQLAPNDFEDFVTQLDEIMALKSKCIQSLRSQLQLYLACHRPAAAPERTAVS